CATTCATTTGCCTCATTAATTATCTTATCATCTATATCTGTAAAATTTTGTACCATTACAACCTTATAACCTCTATATTCTAAAAACCTTCTAAATGCATCAAATACAACGGCAGGTCTTGCATTACCAATGTGAATATAATTGTACACCGTTGGCCCACATACATACATTTTTACAACACCAGGCGTTATAGTCTTTAATTCCTCTTTTTTTCCAGTTTCTGTATTCGTAATGTAAATAGCCATATTATCACCCCAAATGTTTCTCTAACCTTTTTATCATTTTTTCTCTTCCAAGCAAATATACAATGTCAACCAACTCAGGTCCTTCTTCTCTACCGGTTAAAACTATTCGAAGGTTCATGTAAAATTCTTTCCCCTTTACTTTACTATTTTTCATTGCTTCTTTAAAAACCTTAAATATCACTTTTTCATTCCACTCATCAATTTTTCTTAATTCTTCTACTAACTTTCTATAAACTTCCTTTACTTCATTGGAAAGCTGAATTTCCACATCTGGTTCGTTAAAAAAGAAATCAACAAGATGTGGTATTTCACTTAATTCTTCTACTCTATCCTTTATCGATTTCAACAATCTTACATACCACTCTTTATTGGTATCTATATCTTCTTTACTTACAAACTTTAACAAATACTTTTTAGAAACATCTAACATTACCTCTTCATCCAATTTTCTAAAATGTTCTGCATTCATCCATTTTAATTTTTTTGGATCAAAAATTGCAGGGTTCTTTCCCAACCTTTCCAATGAAAATGCGTTTATAAGCTCGTTCAAACTCATTATTTCTTTTCCATCGGGATGAGACCATCCAAGTAAAGCCAAGAAATTAACAACAGCTTGTGGTAAATATCCTCTATCTCTAAATTCTTCAACTGAAGTTGCTCCATGCCTTTTGCTAAGTTTTTTCGCATCTGGTCCTAAAATCATAGACACATGCCCAAAATTTGGCGTTTCCCATCCAAACGCTTCATACAACGCTATTTGTTTTACAGTATTTGAGAGATGATCATCTCCCCTTAAAACATGTGTAATCTTCATTAAATAATCATCAATCACACATGCAAAATTATAAATAGGCACACCATTACTTCTAATTATGGCAAAATCTCCAACAGTTCCCTCTTTGAACACCACTTCTCCTTTTACAATATCATTTAATACATATTCTTTACGTGGCATCGAAAAGTAAATTGCAGGTTTTAATCCTTTATTTTTATACTCTTTTATTCTCTCTGGAGTTGCAAAAGCTTCTAACATTTCCCTTGTATAATGTGGCGGTTTTCCTTCAGATAAAAGCTTTTCTCTTAGTTGCTCTATTTCTTCTGGATATGCATAAACCTCATATGCTTTTCCCTCATCTAATAATTTCTGTGCATACTTATGGTATATATCCAATCTTTCACTTTGCCTATATGGACCATATTCTCCTCCTACATCTGGTCCTTCGTCCCAGTCAAGACCTAACCATTTTAATGCGTTAATTAACCCTTTTTCATATTCTTTTTCAGAACGCTCAAGATCTGTATCTTCAATCCTTAAGATAAACTTCCCATTCATTTTTCTTGCATATAGGAAATTAAAAAGGGCAGTTCTTGCACCGCCTACGTGCAAATACCCCGTTGGACTTGGTGCAAATCTCAGTCTAACCATTAACACACCTCCTAATTTTCTTTGTTTTATTATACCATAGATAAAAGTTTTATTTTTTAATTCTTCTTAACTTATATTGACAAAAAATATAATTTATGATATGTTAACTTAGGTACCTTTAAATTGGTCCTGAGAGGCCAGAAAGGAGGAATTGGTATGGATTTTGAAAGCACATTAGGGGTCTATCAAAATGTAAACGGATGGAAAAAGGTCATTCTAGCCCTTCAGCACTTTTTAGCCATGTTTGGAGCCACCGTTCTTGTTCCACTTCTTACAGGTCTTGACCCACTTGTTGCACTCTTTACAGCTGGTTTGGGAACATTAACATTTCATTTTATTACCAAAAAGATAGTTCCAGTTTTTCTTGGATCAAGTTTTGCATACATTGCTCCAATAATCTTAGTTAAAGAAAAAACGGGAGATTTAAGGTATGCAACTGGGGGTATAGTCGTTGCAGGAGCTGTATATTTAATCTTTTCGCTATTAATAAAAATGATTGGAACTGAAAAAATCAAAAAATTATTTCCGCCCGTAGTTACGGGTCCTATGATTATGGTTATCGGATTAAGTTTGAGTCCTGTGGCAATTGATATGGCATCGAAAAATTGGAGTGTTGCAATAATTGTTATTATAACCATTATCTTGTCCACAACAGTTTTCAAAGGATTATTCAATCTAATACCAATACTAATCGGAATAGGTGTAGGATATGTATTCTCATTAATAACGGGAAATGTGGACCTTACTCCAATGAAAAACTCTGCTTTTGTGTCTGTTCCAAAATTTATGCTTCCAAAGTTTGACATTTCATCAATTCTTCTTATTGCACCTGTAGCAATAGCAACTTTTATGGAGCACATAGGTGATATTACAACTAACGGAGCCGTAGTAGAGAAAAATTTCATAGAAAATCCAGGACTTCACAGAACATTAATTGGTGATGGGATTGCAACAATGATAGCGGGGGTTTTGGGAGGTCCTGCAAATACGACTTACAGCGAAAACACGGGAATTTTGGCTTTGACAAAGGTATATGATCCATCTGTTTTAAGACTTGCCGCAATATTTGCAATATTTATGTCTTTCTTTTCAAAATTTGGTAGCATATTACAGACAATCCCCACTGCGGTTATAGGTGGCGTAAGCTTGATATTATTTGGAATGATTGCGTCAGTTGGATTAAGAACAATAGTTAACGAAAAAGTAGACTTTTCAAAGCCAAAAAATTTAATCGTTTCTTCCTTAATACTTACACTAGGTATCGGTGGTGCAAGTTTTACAATAGGTTCTATAGAACTCAAAGGGCTTGCACTGGCAGCTATTGTTGGAATAATAGCAAACCTTGTAATTCCAGAGAAAAAATAAAAAGCTTCGGTTACCCCGAAGCTTTTTTTATATAAAATTGTCCTGACAAAAAATAAAGTGATCTTTTTGGTACAAATCTTATTATTAAATACATAAAAGAAACCATAATAAAGTAATTTAACAACCAAAATTTTTCTAAAAATAATAATGGATCCTTTATTAAAGGCATAAAAAGCCCAGGAATCACAATATGATATCCCAAAACAAAGAGTGTAAACTTACCAAATAACATGAAGAACCCTTCTATTTTCCTTGAAACAACTAAATTTGAAAAGGAAATTACAAAGATCAAAGTGAAAAACTCCACAACATATGAAATAAGAGGATAATTTCCATAATTTGCTTCTCTCCAATCGTTAAATCCATTCAAACCCGTCAACAAAAAAATCAAAAATCCGGAAATTCCAAGTAACAAAAGAGGTTTTTTTACTTTAAAGTTAAATCCTTTTCTTTTAAATAACCATCCCAAGTAAAACCATACCAATCCATGAAAAACCACTTCTAATTTAAAGAATTTAGTTTGCACATTAACTAGAATAGTAGATAAAATAGAAAACAAAGGAATTAAATAGGTAACTTTTAATCTAACAGATATCACAAAACAAATCTCTGCAATTGAAAACATATATAAATACCACAACGGTAACACGTTTACAGGTATATCTATTGGAGCATATCCAAAAATTATAAAATCAAAAAACGTAGAAAAAACATCAGTTGTTAAATGTAAAACTTTGTTTATAGCAAAATACAAAAAATAACCTATTGTCGTCATAAAATAAAATGGCACCAATATATTAAAAAAAATCTTCTTCAACTTTAAAGAAAAAGACTCTTCTTTAAATAAAAATCCAGAAATAAACATAAAAGATGCCAGAACATTAGAGACATAAGAAACATACCTTTCAGGTGCATACGAATGAGCAAAAATAATTAAAACCATCAAAAAGCCCTTTGCAATATCTATCTCTTTTATACGCATAATACACCCCCATAAAATTTTATCATATTTAACAATTTTGTTAAATTTTATTGGTGGAAAAATCCTATATAAATGATAGAATTGATTTACTTGAAAAGGGAGGGGAAATATGAAGAAAATTCACATAAAAACATACGGGTGTCAAATGAACGAAAACGACAGCGAAATCGCCAAATTTTACCTTGAAGAAGCAGGTTATGAAATTACCGAAAATGAAAAAGACGCAGATATTGTGATTTTAAACACTTGCGTAGTAAGAAAAAAATCGGAAGATAAATTTTACAGTCATATCGGTGAATTAAAAAAACAAAATAAAATAATCGGAGTTATGGGCTGTGGAGCAGAAAAAGAAAAGGAAAATCTATTTAAAAGAGGAGTAAAATTTGTTATTGGAACACGTGCTATTTTGTTTGTTCCAAAAGCAGTTGAAAAAGCCATTAAAGGAAAAAAAAGTGCATATTTTGAGGACAAGCTCGATGAAATAAACTATCCAAATATTTTGAAGAGAAACTCAAAACATCACGCATGGATAACTATAATATACGGTTGTAACAGGTTTTGTACATATTGTATAGTTCCATACACGCGGGGAAGAGAAAAATCTAGAAAGGAAGAAAGTATTCTTTCTGAAGTTAAAAACCTTGCAAAAAATGGCATAAAAGAAATCACATACTTAGGTCAAAACGTTGATGCATATGGAAAAGACTTACAAGATGGAAGCTCACTTGCAAAGCTTTTAAACCAAACAACAAAAATTGAAGGTATAGAAAGAATATGGTTTTTAACTTCATATCCAACGGATTTTTCACTGGATATAGCACATGAAATAGCAAAGAGCTCAAAAATAGCAAAAAGTATACACCTTCCCGTCCAACACGGAAGTAACAAAATATTAAAAAAGATGAACAGAAGATATACAATAGAAGAATATGAAGAATTAATATCACAAATCAGAAAAATTGTCCCAGACGCTTCAATTTCAAGTGATATTATTGTAGGTTTTCCAGATGAAACAGAAGAAGATTTCGAAAAAACTGTAGAACTTGTTAAAAAAATAAAATTTGAAAGATTAAACCTTGCAATTTATTCTCCAAGAGAAGGTACCATAGCCTGGAAATACTTTAAAAATAACGTTCCAAGAATGGTTAAAACTAAAAGAATGGCTTATATTTTAAACCTTCAAAAACAAATAAACAAAAAATTAAATGAAAAATACCTAGATCAAACTGTAGAAATAATAGTTGAAACAAAAGCAAAATCTGGTCTATATTACGGTAGGGACATAAGAAATAAAATAATTGCTTTTGAAGGTGACAAATCTCTCATTGGAAAAAAGATACTAGTTAAAATCAAAAAAACAACTGCTGGTCCATTGTATGGTGATTTAGTAAAAATTATATAAAGGAGGGGGTATTATGGCTAAAAACATTCCTATCAAAGAATTAATCAGAGAATACATTCTATCAACTATCGGGGTAATTTTGACGGCATTGGGACTTGTTATCTTTTTAATTCCAAACAACATAGCAGCAGGTGGAGCATCTGGACTTGCAATAATTTTACACTCTGTTGTACCAATTCCAGTTGGTATTTGGATGTATATAATAAATGCTGTGCTATTTTTAATAGCGTTTATTATAATAGGTTTTGATTTCAGCTATAAAACAATTTACTGTACTTTTCTATTAAACTTCTTTATCGACTTTTTCGACAGGGTTGTAAAAATTCCAACCTATAATGGTAATGATTTGATGCTTGCTGTATTTTTTGGAGATATACTAACTGCCATAGGTATGGCTATAACTTTTTCTCAAAATGCATCAACTGGTGGAACAGATATCATTGCAAAGATATTTAATAAATTCTTTTCAAGTCCAATGGGAACAACACTCCTTGTAATAGACTTCTTTATAGGATTTATGGCAGGTGTTGCTTTTGATCCAAAGATAGGTATGTACTCCATCCTTGCTATAATAATAAATGGTACTACAATTGACTTTGTACTAAAAGGTCTAGAACTTGCAATAACAGTTACAATAATCTCGGATAATAATAAACCCATTGAAGACTTTATCTTAAGAAACATGGGAAGAGGATTCACTTATTTAAAAGGAAAAGGTGGATATACCAAAAAAGATAGAGATATAATATTTGTTTCCATCAGAAGACGTGAACTTAGCGAGTTAATGTACTTTATAAGAAAAGTAGATCCCAATGCTTTTGTCATAGTTAACGAATCAAGATATGTTTTAGGTGAAGGTTTTAAGAGGAATTTGTGAGGTGATAACATGAAAGCGCTAATAATAATCGACATGCAAAATGATTTTGCAAAAGAAGGGGGAACTTTATACTTTAAGGGCGCAGAAAATGTTATCCCGCATATTCTAAGGTTAATATCCAATGCAAAAAAAGAAAATATACCCATTATACTAACGCAAGATTGGCATGAAGAAAATGATGAGGAATTTAAAATTTGGACTAAGCATTGTGTGAAAAATACAGATGGTGCTAAAATTATAGATGAAATACTAAAACTAATAAAAGATTACAACAATGTATATTTTATTAAAAAAACTAGATACTCTGCTTTTTACAATACAAATTTTGATAAAATTATCAAAAAATTGAATATCACCGAAGTTGACCTTGCAGGTCTAGTTTCAAATATCTGTGTATTGTTTACCGCCGAAGAATTGAGAAACAGGGATATAAAAGTGAATTTATTTAAAAATGCAACAAATTCCTATGATCAGAAATTACACGAACTTTCTCTTAGGCTCATGAATGAAGTATTGAAAATTAATATAAGAGAGGTGTAAAATGAATATAAAGAAAGTAACCTTTCTTGCGGTTATAACAAATATATTTTTAGCGGTCATAAAAATTATCACAGGCATATTATTTAACAGCATAGCTATACTTGCAGATGGTATAGATAGCTCTACGGATATCATTACCTCTCTTGTTACCTTCTTTGCGACAAGACTTTCGGTAAAACCACCAGATAAATTACATCCATATGGTCATTCAAAAATAGAAAATATTGGTGCAAAAATAATCTCGTTTGTAATTTTTTATGCAGGTATTTCACTTTTTATAGAAAGTACTAAAAAATTTGTAACAAAAGAGTATTTCCAGATAATAGGTATATTACCATTAGTAGTTACGTTAATATCTATTACATTTAAAACTATTCTTTTTCTAATAGAATACACTTATGGAAAAAAATACAACAGTTCTTCGCTTGTTGCAGAAGCATTAAATATGAGAAATGATATATTGTTATCCTCCCTTGTATTTTTAGGAGTATTTTTAAATAAATTAGGACTTGAATGGATGGATCCTTTGGTTGGAATGGTAATGTCTGCTATAATAATAAAGGTGGCGTTTGAAATTTTCACGGAAAATGCATACGTGCTTCTTGACGGTATTACTCCTAAAGATACGTGGATATACGATACCATAATAGACGTATGCAACAGTTGTAGCGGAATCAAAAATCCTCATAAAATACGAGTTAGAAAAATAGGAAATGTATATGATATAAACATGGATATTGAAGTTGATCCTAATATGACAGTTAAAGAATCACACAACCTTACAAAATGCATAAAAGAAAAATTAATAAAAATTACAAATAATAAAATATACGATGTAGTTATACATATTGAACCATTTGAAAATAAGGAAAATGAACCGTATGGGATCGGGGGGGAAAATGAAGAAAATCATAATCATTCTATTAATGATTAGTATCTTTTCTTTTTCCATTTCAAAAAATGAAATAATCGAATTATCAAAAAAAAATCCAGAATTATCTTGGAAAAAGTATCTTGAATACGTACTTGAAAACCCAACAGACACATCTATTGAGAAGCTGGGCAAAAAAATAAAGATAAAAATCCAAATAAAAGATAAGGAAAATTTAAACTTTTTAATAAAAGAAGACATTAATGGGTTAAGAAATTATTTAAAAGAAACCTCACCAAGTACAAAGATTTTGAACTTAATAAACTTCTTTTTTCCACAAGTAGAGAGTTTAGTTAAAGATTCCATTGAAAATCCAAAATATGACTCATTTGCAGAAAATATAATATTTCTAAAAATTACAGATCCAAAAATAGAAACTAAAAAAGCGGCAAAGGAGCTTACGAATTTTTTTCTAAAATATCCCACGATGTTAACATACAATGTTGTTTCTTTATTCAAAAATAAATCTTTTTCCAAAGATTTAGGATTTAACATATTAAACTACATCGTACAAAATATTAATAACTTTGATGAGGAAAAATATCCAATCTTAAATAGAATAGTTGATTTCTCAAAAAGTATTGGTGGTACATACACATCAAAGTATTTACTAGATTTAGAAAAATACGTTGAAATTTTGGAAAAAATAAATGAAAATAAGATAGAAAACGTAAACCTAGAAAAATTACAAATAAATAATTTATCAATAAAAAAAGACATTTTGTTGCAAAAAATAAGCAAATACAATTCACCACATATAATTAACAAAACAAATAACACAAAAAATGAACTAAAACCTTCAAAATCTTCAAATACCTTTGAACTATTTCTATTAATTATCCTCTTTGGACTTATTTCCTCGTTCAGAATAGTAAGGTTTTATATCTTTTATACATTAAGACTTAAGAAAATTGCCGCATTAACGTATAAAAAAATAGTAGAAAAAGATCCAATGAATGAAGAAAAGCATTTAAAACTTGCACAACTGTATGAAGAAGCAGGCATGTACGATGAGGCACTACAAGAATATAATTTAATAAAGCGTATAAAAATATAAATCCTCCCAGATGGGAGGATTTATATTTCAACATTTCTTAAATATTTTGCAGCATCTTCAGGTGGTACGGGGTTTATATAAAAACCTGATCCCCATTCGAATCCTGCAACCCTCGTAAGCCTTGGCATTATTTCAACGTGCCAATGGTAATAAATCTTTCCCTCTTCATACGTTGGTGAAGTGTGTATCACAAAATTATATGGAGGATTATCTAAAACCTTATATATCCTATATAAACTATTTCTCAATATCCTTGCAAATGTAGGTATTTGTTCTTCACTAATTGCCCCAAAATTATGAGCATGTTCTTTTGGAATAATCCAAATCTCAAATGGAAATCTTGAAGCATATGGAGCAAAAGCAATAAAATGCTCATTTTCTTCAATAATTCTCCTATTTTCAATTTTTTCCTGGGATATCATGTCACAAAATACACATCTTTCTTTGTAATCATAATAATCTTTTGAACCATTCATTTCTTCTAGCACTCTTTTTGGAATGCTTGGTATTGCAATTATCTGACTATGAGGATGTGGTAAAGATGCCCCACCTAATGCTCCATGATTTCTAAATATCAATATGTATTTTATCCTTTCATCTTTTTCTATCTCATTATATCTCTTTACATAGGCCCAAACAACTTCTTGAGCTTGTTTGTCATCATAAAGTGCAAAGGTACTATTGTGATCTGGAGTTTCTATAATAACCTCATGGTATCCAAAGCCAGTCATAGCATCGTACATACCATGCCCATATTTTTGTACTTCAATATTTGGATTAACAGCGGGAAATTTATTGGGGACAACCCTTACCCACCAACCTGGTGAATTTGGTTCACTATCATCTGGTCTAAATGCCAACACTTCAGGCGGTGTGGTATGTTCATTACCATAGTCAAAAGGACAAAATCCATCCTTTTTTTCTTCCTTTGGAACTGAAAAATCGTGAGGCCTTTTGGCACGTTCAGTTGCTATTATAACCCATCTTCTTACAACTGGATCCTTCCTATATTCCGGCATAATAATTCCTCCTTTAAACCCTTTTACTCATAGCTTTATTGTATAATTTTATATATTCCTTTGCCGATCTCTCCCATGAAAGATCCGTCTTCATCGCG
Above is a window of Thermosipho affectus DNA encoding:
- a CDS encoding cation diffusion facilitator family transporter — translated: MNIKKVTFLAVITNIFLAVIKIITGILFNSIAILADGIDSSTDIITSLVTFFATRLSVKPPDKLHPYGHSKIENIGAKIISFVIFYAGISLFIESTKKFVTKEYFQIIGILPLVVTLISITFKTILFLIEYTYGKKYNSSSLVAEALNMRNDILLSSLVFLGVFLNKLGLEWMDPLVGMVMSAIIIKVAFEIFTENAYVLLDGITPKDTWIYDTIIDVCNSCSGIKNPHKIRVRKIGNVYDINMDIEVDPNMTVKESHNLTKCIKEKLIKITNNKIYDVVIHIEPFENKENEPYGIGGENEENHNHSIND
- a CDS encoding acyltransferase family protein: MRIKEIDIAKGFLMVLIIFAHSYAPERYVSYVSNVLASFMFISGFLFKEESFSLKLKKIFFNILVPFYFMTTIGYFLYFAINKVLHLTTDVFSTFFDFIIFGYAPIDIPVNVLPLWYLYMFSIAEICFVISVRLKVTYLIPLFSILSTILVNVQTKFFKLEVVFHGLVWFYLGWLFKRKGFNFKVKKPLLLLGISGFLIFLLTGLNGFNDWREANYGNYPLISYVVEFFTLIFVISFSNLVVSRKIEGFFMLFGKFTLFVLGYHIVIPGLFMPLIKDPLLFLEKFWLLNYFIMVSFMYLIIRFVPKRSLYFLSGQFYIKKASG
- a CDS encoding tetratricopeptide repeat protein, with translation MKKIIIILLMISIFSFSISKNEIIELSKKNPELSWKKYLEYVLENPTDTSIEKLGKKIKIKIQIKDKENLNFLIKEDINGLRNYLKETSPSTKILNLINFFFPQVESLVKDSIENPKYDSFAENIIFLKITDPKIETKKAAKELTNFFLKYPTMLTYNVVSLFKNKSFSKDLGFNILNYIVQNINNFDEEKYPILNRIVDFSKSIGGTYTSKYLLDLEKYVEILEKINENKIENVNLEKLQINNLSIKKDILLQKISKYNSPHIINKTNNTKNELKPSKSSNTFELFLLIILFGLISSFRIVRFYIFYTLRLKKIAALTYKKIVEKDPMNEEKHLKLAQLYEEAGMYDEALQEYNLIKRIKI
- the miaB gene encoding tRNA (N6-isopentenyl adenosine(37)-C2)-methylthiotransferase MiaB — translated: MKKIHIKTYGCQMNENDSEIAKFYLEEAGYEITENEKDADIVILNTCVVRKKSEDKFYSHIGELKKQNKIIGVMGCGAEKEKENLFKRGVKFVIGTRAILFVPKAVEKAIKGKKSAYFEDKLDEINYPNILKRNSKHHAWITIIYGCNRFCTYCIVPYTRGREKSRKEESILSEVKNLAKNGIKEITYLGQNVDAYGKDLQDGSSLAKLLNQTTKIEGIERIWFLTSYPTDFSLDIAHEIAKSSKIAKSIHLPVQHGSNKILKKMNRRYTIEEYEELISQIRKIVPDASISSDIIVGFPDETEEDFEKTVELVKKIKFERLNLAIYSPREGTIAWKYFKNNVPRMVKTKRMAYILNLQKQINKKLNEKYLDQTVEIIVETKAKSGLYYGRDIRNKIIAFEGDKSLIGKKILVKIKKTTAGPLYGDLVKII
- the gltX gene encoding glutamate--tRNA ligase, encoding MVRLRFAPSPTGYLHVGGARTALFNFLYARKMNGKFILRIEDTDLERSEKEYEKGLINALKWLGLDWDEGPDVGGEYGPYRQSERLDIYHKYAQKLLDEGKAYEVYAYPEEIEQLREKLLSEGKPPHYTREMLEAFATPERIKEYKNKGLKPAIYFSMPRKEYVLNDIVKGEVVFKEGTVGDFAIIRSNGVPIYNFACVIDDYLMKITHVLRGDDHLSNTVKQIALYEAFGWETPNFGHVSMILGPDAKKLSKRHGATSVEEFRDRGYLPQAVVNFLALLGWSHPDGKEIMSLNELINAFSLERLGKNPAIFDPKKLKWMNAEHFRKLDEEVMLDVSKKYLLKFVSKEDIDTNKEWYVRLLKSIKDRVEELSEIPHLVDFFFNEPDVEIQLSNEVKEVYRKLVEELRKIDEWNEKVIFKVFKEAMKNSKVKGKEFYMNLRIVLTGREEGPELVDIVYLLGREKMIKRLEKHLG
- the galT gene encoding galactose-1-phosphate uridylyltransferase, yielding MPEYRKDPVVRRWVIIATERAKRPHDFSVPKEEKKDGFCPFDYGNEHTTPPEVLAFRPDDSEPNSPGWWVRVVPNKFPAVNPNIEVQKYGHGMYDAMTGFGYHEVIIETPDHNSTFALYDDKQAQEVVWAYVKRYNEIEKDERIKYILIFRNHGALGGASLPHPHSQIIAIPSIPKRVLEEMNGSKDYYDYKERCVFCDMISQEKIENRRIIEENEHFIAFAPYASRFPFEIWIIPKEHAHNFGAISEEQIPTFARILRNSLYRIYKVLDNPPYNFVIHTSPTYEEGKIYYHWHVEIMPRLTRVAGFEWGSGFYINPVPPEDAAKYLRNVEI
- a CDS encoding uracil-xanthine permease family protein, which gives rise to MDFESTLGVYQNVNGWKKVILALQHFLAMFGATVLVPLLTGLDPLVALFTAGLGTLTFHFITKKIVPVFLGSSFAYIAPIILVKEKTGDLRYATGGIVVAGAVYLIFSLLIKMIGTEKIKKLFPPVVTGPMIMVIGLSLSPVAIDMASKNWSVAIIVIITIILSTTVFKGLFNLIPILIGIGVGYVFSLITGNVDLTPMKNSAFVSVPKFMLPKFDISSILLIAPVAIATFMEHIGDITTNGAVVEKNFIENPGLHRTLIGDGIATMIAGVLGGPANTTYSENTGILALTKVYDPSVLRLAAIFAIFMSFFSKFGSILQTIPTAVIGGVSLILFGMIASVGLRTIVNEKVDFSKPKNLIVSSLILTLGIGGASFTIGSIELKGLALAAIVGIIANLVIPEKK
- a CDS encoding YitT family protein — translated: MAKNIPIKELIREYILSTIGVILTALGLVIFLIPNNIAAGGASGLAIILHSVVPIPVGIWMYIINAVLFLIAFIIIGFDFSYKTIYCTFLLNFFIDFFDRVVKIPTYNGNDLMLAVFFGDILTAIGMAITFSQNASTGGTDIIAKIFNKFFSSPMGTTLLVIDFFIGFMAGVAFDPKIGMYSILAIIINGTTIDFVLKGLELAITVTIISDNNKPIEDFILRNMGRGFTYLKGKGGYTKKDRDIIFVSIRRRELSELMYFIRKVDPNAFVIVNESRYVLGEGFKRNL
- a CDS encoding cysteine hydrolase family protein, which gives rise to MKALIIIDMQNDFAKEGGTLYFKGAENVIPHILRLISNAKKENIPIILTQDWHEENDEEFKIWTKHCVKNTDGAKIIDEILKLIKDYNNVYFIKKTRYSAFYNTNFDKIIKKLNITEVDLAGLVSNICVLFTAEELRNRDIKVNLFKNATNSYDQKLHELSLRLMNEVLKINIREV